The Ptiloglossa arizonensis isolate GNS036 chromosome 4, iyPtiAriz1_principal, whole genome shotgun sequence genome contains the following window.
GAACAGAGACCCACCGATAGCTCCCGATGCTCCGCGGATTTTTACCAAACAGCGAGGTCCGATTGTTCCAAAGTATATCCGTTTCGAACGCGGCGGGATCGCTTTTTGTCGCTTGGGAACGTCTCTCCCCCGTCGACTTCTCGGAATTCTTCCTCGGCGCGTTCTGTCATCCACCCACAATTTGCGCATCGTTGCCTAATAAGTTGACGAGCTATTTCGCGAACACCCAGAGGGAGCCGACATTAACAGAAATTAGCGTTAATTGGTGCACTCCCCCTCTTCCTTTTCCTCTCCCACCCCCACCCTCACCTTCACCCTCTACTCTTCCCTCTCCTCACTCTTTCTCGACGCCCCTCTTCCATCTTCCCCCTTGACGTCCCCACTCTTGAGCTGTGATCCCTCGCATCTTTCCCTTTTCTGCgattctctctttccctccgtCAATCTCTTGTCGCTTTTACATACTCTGTCCCTTCTTCTATATCTCTTCTCTGTCCGTCTTCTGTTTCATTTACTACCACACCCGTCCCGCATCGGAACCGAAAGAACGTTCCGCTAAAAGTACGCGCGTGCACTTACAATGTATACAACATGCGCGACaagaaacgatcgcgcgcgTCCAGCTGAACTGCAAAGCCGCTGTAACATCTTTACTGTACAATAATCCTCTTTAGCTTATGCGGCTTTGCATGTTAACGCGACATTCCCAAAGACGCTGCCATCCGTTCGTTTTGTTTGCAAATACGAAGCTGCGCGATACCGTTTGGATTGTGTCTCAAAGTTCCGGGGAAGAAGTCCGTTCTAAAAAGCCACGCACAGTCTCGTTCGGTTCGTCGCTCGCACGACCACGTGCACTATGAATACGACGTTTGACGAAACGAGATGCGTTGAACAAGGACGTGTGGCAAAGAAATCAAAGATTCGATTGAAACTCGCTCCCTGTCTATCTTGTATGCGTGCGCGCGCTAAACTCGACactatctctcttcgtttcagtCTACGAATTCCTCTTCATCCCTTGAAATTCTCGACCCCGTGATACGAGTGCTTGCAAACGTACAAACTCCAAGATCGTTCGAGCGAtcaattctttttctattttccagCGTAGCGACAAGTGGAATGTAGTTACGGTCCAACGTTCGTCGCACGGCACCGGCAACAAGGACGGGTGATGTTAATCGAGATTGTCAACTGTAGGCCACAGAATCTTTGGGCACATGTTTGATGCATCCGAAGGCATGTGTCTCGagtacgaagaataaaacgtttGAACGATCCAACAGCACTCAGCGACGAAATCTTCgaggcagatgcaacaggtttcAATAGGAGCCGCGGCTGCATCGAGTTCGAAATTTCGCTGAGAGAGAcacggaagaagaagaaagaaccaAGAGGCTGTGGTAGTGGGCGATTTAATGACTTCTTGAGGTCGCATCAATGAGTACCACTGTGTGTCATCGCATCATCATAGTGTGTACGATATATACATAGTAGTATACAGTAACGCGTTCGAGCTAATAATTGTGACATGTATCTTGCTATCGATACCGGGTTCGTAAAAATTCAATCGTTATTTAGCTAATCATAGCTATCTTCTATGATTCTCaaacccttttttttttatctttcgtttcgttggttTCTGGAAAAACAGGGAACAAGGTAACGTAAAACGATTCTCTAATTCGAGCAACTCATTATTTCGGGGAAAATTCCCGAACCATAGCCCGATTATAAGTAATCCTTATCGCGTAAATAGGCTAACTTAATTGACTTAAGACTTCTATCCGTTTTGTGAAACGATTACAGTGTGCACGCAGTGAGTGCGTCATACAGTATCTATGGGCAACTGTATTCTTCTGCCGATTATCTAATCTCGCGCTAAATTATAGAGAAGCATGAGCAAGTTATATTAGGAATTCCCTCGATCTCCTTAATTATCTGTTAATCGCTACATTTGATTGTCTTTCGGTActtctaaaaattaaaaattttcgcttacATGTGAACCAATAAATTTCATTGCTAATACAACCTTTGATCTTAACAGGCATAGAGTGTATACATTACCAACAAGGGTCTTTATTGTACCTCAGATAAGAATGGGCCCAGTGTGCCAGCGCTTAAAATACCAGATCGATACTTCTTCCTtgtaaagaaaatgtaaaacggTATCGTGACGATCACGTAAGCCACCGTCTTATATGTCGATGAAATGGAACGCGACttatttttatatgtattttGCAATGCTATGCAATTTTTGTGTATTATTCGTTGTATTCTGGTCAGCTTTCGCGACAATTAATTAACAGCCATTAATTCTGCGCGACTTTTATGTTTTACAGAATTCGAGCATTACGACACGATCAAAGGATTTTACGAGTGGATCAATTTGTTTACGGCGCAGAGAGGGACTCCATTAGATCTAGAAATGAATCCTGACCTGTTCTTAAGTACTAGTGCCGCAGGAGTGCAATAGGTTGGATTAGAAATTACCATATCTCCTGCTGCTCAAGTGCTTATCAATGAGTCGGAACGCAAATCTACCTCCCAAATTACGCATCGATACATTCTACAAATGCCCAAACTGAAAGTGTCCAAGTTGCAGAAATTCAATGGATTTGACTCGCTAATTTAACTGTATTGTAATGCTTgttttgtaattgtaattgaaaataaatttgcgTAATAAATGCATATGagacatgtatgtatgtatgtatgtatgtatgtatgtatgtatgtatgtatgtatgtatgtatgtatattttcttaatcggaaaaaaatgaaaaaataattttcgttggAGGAGCTGGGATTTGAACCCAGGACTTTCAGCATGCGAAGCAGACACTCTACCACTGAGTTACACCCCCTATTGGTATATTTTATGGTCAAATATGTAATAAATAGGTAGATGAAGGTATAGAATTCtttttataacaaaaaaaaaagttaaaataaattatttggagGAGCTGGGATTTGAACCCAGGACTTTCAGCATGCGAAGCAGACACTCTACCACTGAGTTACACCCCCGGTTAAATATCTTGCATTTAATCTCTAACATGTTTCGAGTTTGGAACATTTCGATTGTAAATAAAGATTATGAAAAAGAATACTTTCTTTCCAAATAGATACACcctatttttctaatttctaatatgttaaaataaaattgttcgtaaGTATTTGGATCTTAATAATAAATTCTTCATTTGTATGtttgtgtataatttttaatcgcaGTAGCCAGCAAGTAGAACTTTATTCTTATTTTGTTGATTTTAAGCGCACCATCGACATTAAAACGTGTTCGTTCTTTATAATAGAATAACGGAAGAGGATAAACTGTAACATTACATATGTTAAACGCACGTTTGTCATATCAAAGTTGActataattttcgaaattattcgtcgAAATTAAGTGACGTGTGTATGTAGTTGTATTTCAATAATTAGATAATCGCTAAATGAAACAAGGTGTTCGAAAGTCGCTAGGCTCACCACCACTAAAACCATGCAGATTCAAAATGGAAAGGATAAGGTTAATAAATTCAGGTATACACACAATTCGCAACCCTCTAATTGGGGTTAAACATTCTCAACCTCCATATGTCGTCACAACCTGTACTCGTGAGAGCTGAAAAGATCAGTCCCGGACTAACATAAGGAAAATGTGGATGAATAGcgtcgaataatttttgtttttattgttaATCGCAAACCTTACGAAGAACTTGACTGACTAAAACCCGTCTTCTGACTCGATACAACATGCAATTTTTTCCAGGGTCCTTGAAGCATTGTTTTCGTTTCAGCCCCACTTATCAACCTACTGTTTGAAGTAGTAGAGAGAAACCAAAACATAGGTCAAAGTCAGAACGACGCAGTTACACAAGTAAGTGTTCTCGGTGTATTCGATACGGTATATACGTGTAATACATGAAAAAGGAATAGATTAGACACAACAGGACGCGAACGTTGAAACTTGCGCGTATAGTCTGGCGCTTTAGTCGCCTCGCCAATCGTGCAAGTTAGACACTAGAGACAAGTACGGTTCTACCAGGTTCTATTACTGATGTCGCAACAACTCAATCTAACCTCCTGAAAAAAACTAGCAGCGTCCTACTCGAAGTAACTGTCAGTTCACGGTACGTCATCGTAAAGCGATTCCGTTAAGGTTATTTCGCGCATAACTGATTCATAATTAGTTCGTCACTGATAAGGTTCGTTTTTTGTGTGTTAATATTTCATAATCGATTACCTTTGGTTTTGTTTAACTGTTTCGCATTTTCAGCGAATCCACGTCCACGACACATGGCTAACAGATCGTTGCTAGATggtaaatcataaaaatttgaaCACGTCGAAGCCAAGGATAAGAATAGTGTCTCAATCGGAAGAATTGGAACGGTATTCGCCACGGCTTTCACAGAGATGGTTGGATTGGCGGGCGGGGGAGGTCATCTGTATCCCTCGCCCCCAATGCAACCTAATCCAGAGTGTAAGTTCTGATAACAACACTTCTTGTGAATGCACGAAATTGTTATATTCATTTACAGCATTGTTGATGCATATATTTGTACCGtgtaaatatttctatacaGTGAGAGAAATGACAGGAATCGCTCCTAGTGCCCCGACTAGTGCAGATGCCTGTTTAAGTATAGTACATTCGCTAATGTGTCATCGACAAGGTGGTGAAAGCGAAGGATTCAGCAAGCGTGCCATCGAGTCTTTAGTGAAAAAGCTTAAAGTGGGTATTATTCTTTGAATCAATGTATTATGTTTGGAAATTTAAATAGAATTCTCTAAATAATCCATGCTTTTTTTGTTAGGAAAAACGAGACGAATTGGATAGCTTAATAACTGCTATCACTACAAATGGAGCACATCCCAGTAAATGTGTCACAATACAGAGAACTCTCGATGGTAGGCTACAAGTTGCTGGTCGTAAGGGTTTCCCACATGTTATTTATGCACGAATCTGGAGATGGCCAGATTTACACAAGAACGAATTAAAACACGTCAAATACTGCCAATTTGCTTTTGACTTAAAGTGTGATTCTGTATGTGTAAATCCATATCACTATGAGAGAGTTGTATCTCCTGGCATAGGTATGtcatgaaatatatattttatttgtttccttAGTGAGATCATGTGCTTCGATTGAAGTTATTTTCATTGCATTATTTCTTTGCAAAGCTTCTGTGAATTCATTTGTAGCACCATAAGTGTAAATGATTTATTGTTGTGGCCTTGGTGTATGATGGAATGGGTTGGTTTCCCCCGCACAGACCCGTTCTTTACAGACCTGTCTGGGCTGACTCTACAATCAGGAGTAGGCGTAGGACCAGGTGGTAGATTGGTCAAAGATGAGTATTCAGTCGGTGGTGGAGGAAGTGCAGCAGCTGGAGCAGTAGGATCTGCAATGGATGTTGATGGAGAAATGAATCAAACCATTCAGCATCATCCACCTGCTCAACCCACTTCATCTAATAACACTCAATCGTCTCAGCAAACTTTTATACCAGGCCTAACACCACCTAAtccaagtaaataaaatttgttacttctTTTTTAATGATTCTTATTGTCCATCACGGGGATTTTCTACTACAATGGATTATAATACATTGAAATTCCATGTATTTATCGTATATTTGttagtaatttaattaaataagatTCTTAAGTTAAATATCTTAgtgtttcaattttctaatCTTTCTATACTATTTCTGTAATTTTTAGTTGGTAAACATATTACAGTATATAAGGTGTGTTGATTTATTTGAAAGTGAAGCATGTTTATATGTTAAAGATCCGATAATATTAAACAATACACTAAAACGTATAAATGAATAAAGCTTTGCCATTATGATTGTAGATTATCAggtggttttattttttttcttgcaaaattttttttattcatattgCTTTGTTCGGTATTACTTTGTGTTGCTAGTTCTATTTCATTTTAgctttattctttcttttcccttttgTTGTTTGGCACAGCTAGTGGTGAGGGTATGTTTGGCAGTAATGGGGGAGGGAATAATGGTGGTAACCCCCACAATAAATTGGACGACAATAATTGCCCCAGGCAAACCTGGATTCCTACACCTCATCATCCTACAACACGTAACATTCATCATCGTACGTATATAATAGGATGCTTCTTTATATTCTTACTATTTTCTATCTATTGCCAATTACTTTTTGTTGCTTCTTGCTAGATTTGCCGAAATTTGTAATAGTCTTCAAAATCatctcgtgtaattaatttcagagTCTCTGGACAAAGTTTGAGTATAATTGATATTTTGTGTCATGTTGCCTGTATTGTGTACGAGTTACATTTGATTTTGCAGCAGTAGTACATCCAATGAGTCACACCGTAGGTAGCCAACAGCAATCATTGAGTACATCGAGTGGGGGCAATGCTGCACAAATGCTCAGTCCTTCGCAGGGACAATCTACCGAAGCATTTTATGGAACTAACACACCTCCTCAAGACCTTAATCAACCTCCAAGTGTCGATGCATTAGCAGCATCTTTAGGTATATTATTGTACTTTTATTCGCGCTATTGAATagtcatatttttcaattttattttctaataggTGAAGGTCAGAGCTCTCCTGTATCACCTGTACATATTCATCATCCGAATGGATTTCCAGTTGGTACAGCTGCCTACAATTCAGGAGCCCCACAGTGGACTGGAGCCAATACTCTTACATATACTCAGAGCATGCAACCTCCAGATCACAGACATCTTCATCCTACTTCTTATTGTAAGTTAATAATAAGTAATGTTTCGTGTTATTGTAATAGCATTGTAACTTACATCTTTTTCCAGGGGGTGGTCACGGCGGCGAAGTAGGTGGAAACATTGGTGGTTTACTCTCTACACAACCAGCACCTGAATATTGGTGTTCTGTTGGATATTTTGAATTAGATACTCAAGTAGGCGAAACGTTTAAAGTAAGCAGCGGTTGCCCTACCGTCACTGTCGATGGATACGTCGATCCAAGCGGTGGTAATAGATTTTGTTTAGGAGCTTTGAGCAATGTACACAGAACGGAGCAAAGTGAAAAAGCACGTCTTCACATAGGTATATCTAACTGACATTCATTTTTTTATTGATTATTGATTATGATAATCAATTATTATACTGTCGTAATGTTTTTAGGAAAAGGAGTTGTGTTAGATTTAAGGGGTGAAGGAGACGTTTGGTTAAGATGTCAAAGCGAACATAGTGTCTTTGTACAGTCTTATTATTTAGACAGAGAAGCAGGTCGTGCACCCGGTGATGCAGTACATAAAATTTATCCCTCCGCATATATTAAAGTCTTCGATTTACGACAGTGTCACAAACAAATGAGAGGGCAAGCCGCTACTGCTCAAGCCGCAGCTGCGGCACAAGCTGCTGCTGTAGCAGGTCATTTGACGCATGGCGCACCGATTACTAAAAGTTTGTATTAATCTGTTTCCATCGTAGTTTCAATTTCATAAACACCATTTTAACTTAATTACTCATTTAACATAGGTCTTAGTGCAGCAGCTGGTATAGGCGTAGATGATCTTCGACGACTTTGTATTTTGCGTTTAAGTTTTGTAAAAGGCTGGGGACCTGATTACCCTCGACAAAGTATAAAAGAAACTCCGTGCTGGATAGAGGTATGAACGATATTGTTAACTTACACGTTCACATTCAAAAATTACGAAGTAATAAATTTGTTCATTTGGTACAGGTACATTTACATAGAGCTCTTCAGTTACTGGACGAAGTTTTACACACTATGCCAATCGATGGCCCACGgggaattgaataattttatttaattttggatAATACATATGACACAAAAAAGACATCAGATTGCTACAAACTTCTGCATCAAGTGtgcaaaatgtataaaatgcaTACATATACGGTACTATGTGGTATTGTTAAAGATTTTGGGGGAAAATCAGCAAAAGATGTTGATTCGAATGAGAACAGTGCGAATTTTAAATCCAAAAGAAAACATTGGTTCGCATTGCTTGggattttcaatgaaattttttatatattttccacaCATGATTGGCCGCGTTGGATGAAATGTGTGCCACGGCCTTGCATTACCGTCAACGTACAAACGTTATGCaaaggaaatattatttttctttatgaaAAGTTATTTTTTAAGAAGAACGgagtgcatctaaaagaagaagaaaaggtagGATGAAAGACTTCTATTTTAATAGGCAGTCGGTGTccgattaaagaaaaaaaaaaaaatacattttccatGGCATGGCCTGGTGAACTCAGCAAAATGCGTGAGTAAAACGTGATACTTTCGGAAACGTTAATAGTCATAATCTCGTTTTTTGAGATTAGCTTTGTAAGATAGCTTAACTGACATACATCCTACTTAAAAAAACAATGACAAATTTTAAGCTCAATGTTTATGTTGAATAtaacaaacaatgaaaaaatCGATTGTAAATGTGTGCACAGTAAGAAGGTTTTCTAAAAGTGCAATGTGTTTCAAAGTACTGTCGGATAACTGCTTTAGTACGTAGATGTAtcacaataaatattatataagccATTCTATAACTGTGTAGTatcaaaaaaggaaaatattggTAGTGTACAGTCGAGCGAAAAATCCAATAAGACATTTGTGCATAGTTAAATATTAATGGAAACAACATCACTGAGAAAAGTATATAATGTATTAGAGAATTGTATGTTTATTCTACCTGTGTTAGTTGTACTGGCAGTAGTTTGGTACTATGCTGTTAGAATAACCTTCTGTATTGTCgtctattttataatttacaaccAAAAAATATCACTACACAAATACCTGTAATGTCTGGTTAATAATGATGTTTCAtgtcttgttttctttttttttttcttaaccattactttttTTCAAAGAACATGAATTAATTCTGTAGTTAGTATTACCATAATAATTATTAGCATAGTTGTTGGAGACGAGACAAATCTGCAAGCGTTTGAAACGTGATACgattttgtatttgaaaaatcaagCAAGAACCGCTCATGTTTTTATCGTCTTAGCTCAAGATCAATTGTCTTTCCTCTAATCAACCATCGATATTACTACTATTACCATGTAGTACTTGTTGAATAATTATACTTACTGTTTACCAACCattttattattctatatttgataatattatcatacaaagaaaaaattgaccaAATTTGATACCTattcgtatatacatatatgtatgcatatgtatatgtacgcaACAGACATTATCTTGTCTTGATTTATTGTAGATAAAGAGAAGAGTTTCCTGCTTGTTTTTACTAATTGATGCACactataatattctaaattcttgCTTCTTTGTTGTAATCGAGTAAAGATTATTTAGCTGTTTGTGTTCACGTTGTTCTTACATTTCTTTATACTATTCCTAAtcacgataagtttcatcgacacAAAGGCGAGtgaaattttgtatatataagCATGCCTATCAGCATTGTACTACAAGTAAAGAACGAGTTAGCCTCGATTAAGCAAACATTCAGTTATCGTCAGATGCTTTGTTCTTCTTGCTGCGTAAAGTTATGTATCATCTTGCAAGAAAAACCTGATCTAAAAGAAGTCTGTTGGCACCATTAAAAAGACACAGTCTAAGAGAAAAATGGAgagacaaaatgaaaaataaggaGAAGTTCTATAGTAAAAGTAACAAAAGGATGTGCATTTTTTAACGAACGACAAAACGAAGAGTAATGTTATTGactaaatgaaattttaccacAATTGTATTTTAACGATGAAATGCATGGAACGTTAATTCCATGGATTTTCTGTCCGTACCAAACAAAGGATATAGAGCTTACGTAAATAAAAGGGAAGAAATCGCGTTTAAGCATACCACCAAGTTCGCTTTAGAAACACATGTGCCATCATTTTCATACATACTGTACACAAAATAACGAACAAGTATAAGATTTTCTATGAATCCTATTTTTTACCAAACTCATGAACCGCGGATGCAACACATGTTTAAATTGTGATGCCTCGATACGTCCTAAATCCATAGATTTTACGAGATCCAGAAAAAGAAGTTTGTATATCTACATTAAGCTAAATGAAATGTATGCGAGATCGTGATGtgcattgcaaaaatttgtgcgTTAAAGCCAATTGTAGCGTTCACGAATAGACTTGATCCACACATACAACACaaacaatacaatacaatacaacacgtacatacatatacgtatgaaataagaaaaaactCGATAcacgaagtacgtataatccAAAGCTCCGAAATTtgacaagagaaattattctgcAAACGTGTTCATGCGATATTTTATCGATGCCTCCGAACAATAGTTTCGTACATATATTACAACCGATATCAAAGTGCAATAGCCCTGTCTCATGTCAAAGATATCATAGCTGATAGTTGTAAATGAAATGCCTATGTAACTTACgttaacgattaaaaaatgaTAACGGTAATTTATTAAGGGATACTATActctaattctttttttttcacttttaccAAGATAGTCTACGCAGTATAACTTGCTATTTAAGGATTTTACCAATTTTCTTAATGTCACAGTCAATGACGAAGCCTATACTTTTATCGTTTAATATTCACTAGATAATTTGATCTTTTGAACCGAATAAGAATCGTGCGACTATTTATCGAGAttaattttacttaaattttAGACATAGCGATCTATTCTAGTACGAGGCTTCGTCGTTAATTACAGATCTTGAGATTCAAAGACTTGTTCTTAAACCTTAGGGACATATACACAAGTACGTACAATAAATATCAGAGTAGAATTATacgtttatcattattatttgtaAAGATAAAGATTAAAGAATTACCTGTAAAGTAATATATTAATAGATTTTTTTATCAAGCTTTACAGACGCGACTTGAACATAAATTGTTTCATAGCATATAAATCTGTTCACGTGTCTGGAACATCAAGTCttttgaaattcgatcgaaaaacaaCAATTTAATTGTCATTGTCATCTTTTCTTTTGAACAAATTGTGTATATTTAAACCAAAGATATTTCGACGATACGATTACATCACGATACATTACGGATATGTACGAAATGTAAAAGTAATTATTCATAACAATTATGTCGCATACATAATGCAAGTAGAGTCACGTACGAAGATTTTT
Protein-coding sequences here:
- the Med gene encoding smad/Smad4 homolog Medea isoform X5, with translation MVGLAGGGGHLYPSPPMQPNPELREMTGIAPSAPTSADACLSIVHSLMCHRQGGESEGFSKRAIESLVKKLKEKRDELDSLITAITTNGAHPSKCVTIQRTLDGRLQVAGRKGFPHVIYARIWRWPDLHKNELKHVKYCQFAFDLKCDSVCVNPYHYERVVSPGIDPFFTDLSGLTLQSGVGVGPGGRLVKDEYSVGGGGSAAAGAVGSAMDVDGEMNQTIQHHPPAQPTSSNNTQSSQQTFIPGLTPPNPTVVHPMSHTVGSQQQSLSTSSGGNAAQMLSPSQGQSTEAFYGTNTPPQDLNQPPSVDALAASLGEGQSSPVSPVHIHHPNGFPVGTAAYNSGAPQWTGANTLTYTQSMQPPDHRHLHPTSYWGGHGGEVGGNIGGLLSTQPAPEYWCSVGYFELDTQVGETFKVSSGCPTVTVDGYVDPSGGNRFCLGALSNVHRTEQSEKARLHIGKGVVLDLRGEGDVWLRCQSEHSVFVQSYYLDREAGRAPGDAVHKIYPSAYIKVFDLRQCHKQMRGQAATAQAAAAAQAAAVAGHLTHGAPITKSLSAAAGIGVDDLRRLCILRLSFVKGWGPDYPRQSIKETPCWIEVHLHRALQLLDEVLHTMPIDGPRGIE
- the Med gene encoding smad/Smad4 homolog Medea isoform X4; translation: MVGLAGGGGHLYPSPPMQPNPELREMTGIAPSAPTSADACLSIVHSLMCHRQGGESEGFSKRAIESLVKKLKEKRDELDSLITAITTNGAHPSKCVTIQRTLDGRLQVAGRKGFPHVIYARIWRWPDLHKNELKHVKYCQFAFDLKCDSVCVNPYHYERVVSPGIDPFFTDLSGLTLQSGVGVGPGGRLVKDEYSVGGGGSAAAGAVGSAMDVDGEMNQTIQHHPPAQPTSSNNTQSSQQTFIPGLTPPNPTSGEGMFGSNGGGNNGGNPHNKLDDNNCPRQTWIPTPHHPTTRNIHHRSQQQSLSTSSGGNAAQMLSPSQGQSTEAFYGTNTPPQDLNQPPSVDALAASLGEGQSSPVSPVHIHHPNGFPVGTAAYNSGAPQWTGANTLTYTQSMQPPDHRHLHPTSYWGGHGGEVGGNIGGLLSTQPAPEYWCSVGYFELDTQVGETFKVSSGCPTVTVDGYVDPSGGNRFCLGALSNVHRTEQSEKARLHIGKGVVLDLRGEGDVWLRCQSEHSVFVQSYYLDREAGRAPGDAVHKIYPSAYIKVFDLRQCHKQMRGQAATAQAAAAAQAAAVAGHLTHGAPITKSLSAAAGIGVDDLRRLCILRLSFVKGWGPDYPRQSIKETPCWIEVHLHRALQLLDEVLHTMPIDGPRGIE
- the Med gene encoding smad/Smad4 homolog Medea isoform X1; protein product: MVGLAGGGGHLYPSPPMQPNPELREMTGIAPSAPTSADACLSIVHSLMCHRQGGESEGFSKRAIESLVKKLKEKRDELDSLITAITTNGAHPSKCVTIQRTLDGRLQVAGRKGFPHVIYARIWRWPDLHKNELKHVKYCQFAFDLKCDSVCVNPYHYERVVSPGIDPFFTDLSGLTLQSGVGVGPGGRLVKDEYSVGGGGSAAAGAVGSAMDVDGEMNQTIQHHPPAQPTSSNNTQSSQQTFIPGLTPPNPTSGEGMFGSNGGGNNGGNPHNKLDDNNCPRQTWIPTPHHPTTRNIHHPVVHPMSHTVGSQQQSLSTSSGGNAAQMLSPSQGQSTEAFYGTNTPPQDLNQPPSVDALAASLGEGQSSPVSPVHIHHPNGFPVGTAAYNSGAPQWTGANTLTYTQSMQPPDHRHLHPTSYWGGHGGEVGGNIGGLLSTQPAPEYWCSVGYFELDTQVGETFKVSSGCPTVTVDGYVDPSGGNRFCLGALSNVHRTEQSEKARLHIGKGVVLDLRGEGDVWLRCQSEHSVFVQSYYLDREAGRAPGDAVHKIYPSAYIKVFDLRQCHKQMRGQAATAQAAAAAQAAAVAGHLTHGAPITKSLSAAAGIGVDDLRRLCILRLSFVKGWGPDYPRQSIKETPCWIEVHLHRALQLLDEVLHTMPIDGPRGIE
- the Med gene encoding smad/Smad4 homolog Medea isoform X6, producing MVGLAGGGGHLYPSPPMQPNPELREMTGIAPSAPTSADACLSIVHSLMCHRQGGESEGFSKRAIESLVKKLKEKRDELDSLITAITTNGAHPSKCVTIQRTLDGRLQVAGRKGFPHVIYARIWRWPDLHKNELKHVKYCQFAFDLKCDSVCVNPYHYERVVSPGIDPFFTDLSGLTLQSGVGVGPGGRLVKDEYSVGGGGSAAAGAVGSAMDVDGEMNQTIQHHPPAQPTSSNNTQSSQQTFIPGLTPPNPSSQQQSLSTSSGGNAAQMLSPSQGQSTEAFYGTNTPPQDLNQPPSVDALAASLGEGQSSPVSPVHIHHPNGFPVGTAAYNSGAPQWTGANTLTYTQSMQPPDHRHLHPTSYWGGHGGEVGGNIGGLLSTQPAPEYWCSVGYFELDTQVGETFKVSSGCPTVTVDGYVDPSGGNRFCLGALSNVHRTEQSEKARLHIGKGVVLDLRGEGDVWLRCQSEHSVFVQSYYLDREAGRAPGDAVHKIYPSAYIKVFDLRQCHKQMRGQAATAQAAAAAQAAAVAGHLTHGAPITKSLSAAAGIGVDDLRRLCILRLSFVKGWGPDYPRQSIKETPCWIEVHLHRALQLLDEVLHTMPIDGPRGIE
- the Med gene encoding smad/Smad4 homolog Medea isoform X2, with protein sequence MVGLAGGGGHLYPSPPMQPNPELREMTGIAPSAPTSADACLSIVHSLMCHRQGGESEGFSKRAIESLVKKLKEKRDELDSLITAITTNGAHPSKCVTIQRTLDGRLQVAGRKGFPHVIYARIWRWPDLHKNELKHVKYCQFAFDLKCDSVCVNPYHYERVVSPGIDPFFTDLSGLTLQSGVGVGPGGRLVKDEYSVGGGGSAAAGAVGSAMDVDGEMNQTIQHHPPAQPTSSNNTQSSQQTFIPGLTPPNPTSGEGMFGSNGGGNNGGNPHNKLDDNNCPRQTWIPTPHHPTTRNIHHLVHPMSHTVGSQQQSLSTSSGGNAAQMLSPSQGQSTEAFYGTNTPPQDLNQPPSVDALAASLGEGQSSPVSPVHIHHPNGFPVGTAAYNSGAPQWTGANTLTYTQSMQPPDHRHLHPTSYWGGHGGEVGGNIGGLLSTQPAPEYWCSVGYFELDTQVGETFKVSSGCPTVTVDGYVDPSGGNRFCLGALSNVHRTEQSEKARLHIGKGVVLDLRGEGDVWLRCQSEHSVFVQSYYLDREAGRAPGDAVHKIYPSAYIKVFDLRQCHKQMRGQAATAQAAAAAQAAAVAGHLTHGAPITKSLSAAAGIGVDDLRRLCILRLSFVKGWGPDYPRQSIKETPCWIEVHLHRALQLLDEVLHTMPIDGPRGIE
- the Med gene encoding smad/Smad4 homolog Medea isoform X7 — encoded protein: MVGLAGGGGHLYPSPPMQPNPELREMTGIAPSAPTSADACLSIVHSLMCHRQGGESEGFSKRAIESLVKKLKEKRDELDSLITAITTNGAHPSKCVTIQRTLDGRLQVAGRKGFPHVIYARIWRWPDLHKNELKHVKYCQFAFDLKCDSVCVNPYHYERVVSPGIAVVHPMSHTVGSQQQSLSTSSGGNAAQMLSPSQGQSTEAFYGTNTPPQDLNQPPSVDALAASLGEGQSSPVSPVHIHHPNGFPVGTAAYNSGAPQWTGANTLTYTQSMQPPDHRHLHPTSYWGGHGGEVGGNIGGLLSTQPAPEYWCSVGYFELDTQVGETFKVSSGCPTVTVDGYVDPSGGNRFCLGALSNVHRTEQSEKARLHIGKGVVLDLRGEGDVWLRCQSEHSVFVQSYYLDREAGRAPGDAVHKIYPSAYIKVFDLRQCHKQMRGQAATAQAAAAAQAAAVAGHLTHGAPITKSLSAAAGIGVDDLRRLCILRLSFVKGWGPDYPRQSIKETPCWIEVHLHRALQLLDEVLHTMPIDGPRGIE